Proteins from one Comamonas flocculans genomic window:
- a CDS encoding rhodanese-like domain-containing protein: MNFLLENWYLIVLALVSGSMLAWPTLSGAGAAGLTPTQAVQLINREKAVVVDVCEPAEYAAGHVSGARSVPLSQFRERLPQVVKNKGVPLVLVCERGMRARRATAMARQLGYEKAQTLAGGTRAWREANMPIEKV; the protein is encoded by the coding sequence GTGAACTTCCTCCTTGAAAACTGGTATTTGATCGTCCTGGCCCTGGTTTCGGGCAGCATGCTGGCCTGGCCCACGCTGTCGGGGGCGGGTGCCGCCGGCCTCACGCCAACGCAGGCGGTGCAGCTCATCAACCGCGAGAAGGCGGTGGTCGTGGATGTATGCGAGCCCGCAGAATACGCCGCTGGCCACGTCAGCGGGGCCCGCAGCGTGCCGCTGTCGCAGTTCAGGGAACGCCTGCCGCAGGTGGTCAAGAACAAGGGCGTGCCGCTGGTGCTGGTGTGCGAGCGCGGCATGCGCGCGCGCCGCGCCACGGCCATGGCGCGGCAGCTGGGCTATGAGAAGGCCCAGACTCTGGCCGGCGGCACGCGGGCCTGGCGCGAGGCCAACATGCCGATCGAAAAAGTCTGA
- the gpmA gene encoding 2,3-diphosphoglycerate-dependent phosphoglycerate mutase produces the protein MHKLVLIRHGESTWNLENRFTGWTDVPLTDTGIAQARQAGQLLAAQGYEFDLAYTSMLARATHTLWHCLDAMQRTWLPVEHSWRLNERHYGALQGLNKAETARQYGDEQVHIWRRSYDVPPPALEPGDPRSERGDLRYASLNPGQIPLTECLKDTVARVLPYWQEAIAPAIRAGQRVLIAAHGNSIRALVKYLDGISDTDIVGLNIPNGIPLVYELDAELKPLRRHYLGDAEAAAQAAAAVAAQGRA, from the coding sequence ATGCACAAGCTCGTTCTGATCCGTCACGGTGAATCCACCTGGAACCTGGAAAACCGCTTCACCGGCTGGACCGATGTGCCGCTGACGGACACCGGCATTGCCCAGGCGCGCCAGGCGGGGCAGCTGCTGGCGGCCCAGGGTTACGAGTTCGACCTGGCCTACACCAGCATGCTGGCGCGGGCCACGCACACCCTCTGGCACTGCCTGGACGCGATGCAGCGCACCTGGCTGCCGGTGGAGCACAGCTGGCGCCTGAACGAGCGCCACTATGGCGCGCTGCAGGGCCTGAACAAGGCCGAAACCGCGCGCCAGTACGGCGACGAGCAGGTGCACATCTGGCGGCGCAGCTACGACGTGCCGCCGCCCGCGCTGGAGCCGGGCGATCCGCGCAGCGAGCGCGGCGACCTGCGCTACGCCAGCCTGAACCCGGGGCAGATCCCGCTGACCGAATGCCTCAAGGACACGGTGGCGCGCGTACTGCCCTACTGGCAGGAGGCCATAGCGCCGGCCATCCGCGCGGGCCAGCGGGTGCTGATCGCGGCGCACGGCAATTCGATACGCGCACTGGTCAAATACCTGGACGGCATTTCGGACACCGACATCGTGGGACTGAACATCCCCAACGGCATCCCTCTGGTGTACGAGCTGGACGCCGAGCTCAAGCCGCTGCGCCGCCATTACCTGGGCGACGCCGAGGCCGCCGCGCAGGCGGCCGCGGCGGTGGCTGCGCAGGGCCGGGCCTGA
- the secB gene encoding protein-export chaperone SecB produces the protein MADEQATPVFQIQRMYLKDMSLEQPNSPAILLEQQQPSVDIQLGVGAETVVDGVYEVTVTATVHAKHEDKTVFLVEVKQAGIFEIRNVPQEQMDNVVRVICPQIIYPYARSNVADVVTRAGFPPVHLAEINFQAMYDQQQAAASAQGANGATQQ, from the coding sequence ATGGCCGACGAACAAGCTACCCCGGTTTTCCAGATCCAGCGCATGTACCTCAAGGACATGTCCCTGGAGCAGCCCAATTCCCCCGCCATCCTGCTCGAGCAGCAGCAGCCCAGCGTGGACATCCAGCTGGGCGTGGGCGCCGAGACCGTGGTCGACGGCGTCTATGAAGTGACCGTGACCGCCACGGTGCATGCCAAGCACGAGGACAAGACGGTGTTCCTGGTCGAGGTCAAGCAGGCCGGCATCTTCGAGATCCGCAACGTGCCGCAGGAGCAGATGGACAATGTGGTGCGCGTGATCTGTCCGCAGATCATCTATCCCTATGCGCGCTCCAACGTGGCCGACGTGGTGACGCGCGCGGGCTTTCCGCCTGTGCATCTGGCCGAGATCAACTTCCAGGCCATGTACGACCAGCAACAGGCGGCGGCAAGCGCGCAGGGCGCGAACGGCGCCACCCAGCAGTAA
- the grxC gene encoding glutaredoxin 3 codes for MQNVKIYTTATCPYCVRAKALLQSRGVQDLQEIRVDGDPRARQEMMETTGRRTVPQIFIGEQHVGGCDDLMALDARGGLMPLLQG; via the coding sequence ATGCAAAACGTCAAGATCTACACCACCGCCACCTGCCCCTACTGCGTGCGCGCCAAGGCGCTGCTGCAGTCGCGTGGCGTGCAGGACCTGCAGGAAATCCGCGTCGACGGCGACCCCCGCGCGCGCCAGGAAATGATGGAAACCACCGGCCGGCGCACCGTGCCGCAGATCTTCATCGGCGAGCAGCATGTGGGCGGTTGCGACGATCTGATGGCGCTGGATGCCCGCGGTGGCCTCATGCCTCTGCTGCAGGGCTGA
- a CDS encoding NAD(P)H-dependent glycerol-3-phosphate dehydrogenase produces MDIVVVGAGAWGSAMAIHAARHPAGHRVLLWGRDARQIAALQAERENSRYLKGVALPAGLTLASGPLEPLAARADLLVLATPMAALREMLRALQGVRATLAWLSKGFEAQSGLLAHEVCEQVAPRLRAAALSGPSFALELAHGQPTALVAASRQADVREQLVHALHGGALRVYANDDLVGVEVGGAVKNVMAIATGLCDGLQLGLNARAALITRGLAEMSRLGCALGARTETFMGLSGLGDLVLTATGDLSRNRKVGLLLARGLALPEVLASLGHVAEGAYSARTVLERARAHGVDMPITEAVVGLLDGRLKAREAVAQLMERDPREE; encoded by the coding sequence ATGGATATCGTAGTTGTGGGCGCTGGCGCATGGGGTAGCGCGATGGCCATCCACGCGGCCCGCCATCCCGCCGGCCACCGCGTGCTGCTGTGGGGCCGCGATGCGCGCCAGATCGCTGCACTGCAGGCCGAGCGCGAGAACAGCCGCTACCTCAAGGGCGTGGCCCTGCCCGCGGGCCTGACCCTGGCCAGCGGCCCCCTCGAGCCCCTGGCCGCGCGCGCCGACCTTCTGGTGCTGGCCACGCCGATGGCAGCCTTGCGCGAAATGCTGCGGGCGCTGCAAGGGGTGCGCGCCACCCTCGCCTGGCTGAGCAAGGGCTTTGAGGCGCAAAGTGGGCTGCTTGCGCATGAGGTATGCGAGCAGGTGGCGCCGCGCCTGCGCGCCGCGGCGCTCAGCGGGCCGAGCTTTGCGCTGGAGCTGGCCCATGGCCAGCCCACGGCGCTGGTGGCCGCGAGCCGACAGGCCGACGTGCGCGAGCAACTGGTGCATGCTCTGCACGGCGGTGCTTTGCGCGTTTACGCCAACGACGACCTGGTGGGTGTCGAAGTGGGCGGAGCGGTCAAGAACGTGATGGCGATCGCCACCGGTCTGTGCGACGGCCTGCAGCTCGGCCTGAATGCGCGCGCCGCGCTCATCACCCGCGGCCTGGCTGAAATGTCGCGCCTGGGCTGCGCGCTCGGCGCCCGCACCGAGACCTTCATGGGGCTCTCCGGCCTTGGCGATCTGGTGCTCACGGCCACCGGGGATCTGTCACGCAACCGCAAGGTGGGCCTGTTGCTGGCCCGGGGGCTGGCGCTGCCCGAGGTGCTGGCTTCGCTTGGCCACGTGGCCGAAGGGGCGTACAGCGCCCGCACCGTGCTCGAGCGCGCGCGCGCTCACGGCGTGGACATGCCCATCACCGAAGCGGTGGTAGGCCTGCTGGACGGCCGCCTGAAGGCGCGGGAGGCGGTGGCGCAATTGATGGAGCGCGATCCGCGCGAAGAATGA